Part of the Brevibacillus brevis genome is shown below.
GGTCGCGAGCGTCCGTCCATGAAACGATTGCGCAAACGTGATGATCTCAAAGCGGTCCGTCCCTTTCACTTTTTGCGCGTAGCGGCGAGCCAGCTTGATCAGTCCCTCGTTCGCCTCCGCCCCGCTGTTGCAGAAAAAGGCTTGGTCCAGTCCGGACAAGCGGCTCAGCTTTGCCGCCAGGATCGCTTGCTGCGGAACATGAACCAGGTTGGAGCAATGCCACAGCGTATCGAGCTGTTCGTGGAGCTTGGCGGTTACTTTGGGCGGAACGTGCCCGAGAGACGTGACCGCGATGCCGGACGTAAAATCGAGGTACTGCTTGCCCTGGTCGTCCCACACCTGGTTTCCTTGGCCCTTGACCAGGCTGATCGGCCATCTTGCATAGTTATTCATGAGATGAAGCGGCGCTGCAATGGTGCTCATATGGGGTCCCCTCCCTATTGTGGTTGATTCACGTTCATGCGTACGGTCGTGCCTGCTGCTTCGCCCGCGCATACCGCAAGCAGATCGTCTGCAGTCCCCCGGCAGATGACGACCTGATCGACTCCTTGGCCGAGCGCATCCAATGCCGACTGAACCTTCGGAATCATTCCGCCGGTAATGATTCCTTCCTCTATCATTTGCCCGATTTCCTCCGCGCTCGTCTCCTGCACGAGCGACTTGCCGCCATCCGGCTGCGGCCGCAAAATGCCAGGCACGTCGGTCACCATGACCAGCTTCTCCACTGACAGTGCCGCCGCGATCACGCCAGCCGCCACATCCGCATTGACGTTGAAGGATTCTGCCCCATCCGCGCTTACGGACAACGGAGCGATGACCGGTACGTAGCCTTGGCTGAGAATCGCGAGGGGAATGGACGTATCCGCTTTCTTTACTTCGCCTACCCAGCCCAGCGGTTTGGATGTCTTCTCCGCGATCAGCGTTTGCCCGTCGATCCCGCTGACGCCCCATGCTTTCGCACCTGCCGCCGTCAGTCTCCGTACCAGCGCCTTGTTGATGCTGCCGCACAACACCATCTCCACAATGCGCAGCGTATCTTCGCAGGTCACGCGCAAGCCGTCGACGAACTGCGGAGTGATCTGCACCCGGTCGAGCATGCCGTTGATCGCCGGCCCTCCGCCGTGGACGATGACGATCGGCTTGCCCTCAGCCTGCAGCTTGGCGATTGCCTGAAAAAACGTATCCGGCAGCTGATCCATCGTAGACCCGCCGCATTTGATGACAATGATGCCTTGCATCCGCTCTCCTCCTCTTTACGGGAACACCGGCACGAGTGGCAATCCGGCTTTCTCGGGGAACTGGAACATGACGTTCATGTTTTGCACCGCCTGACCCGCCGCGCCCTTCACCATGTTGTCGATGACGGACAGCAGGATGATCCGTCCGGTGCGCTCGTCGACATGAGCGGCGATGTCGCAGTAATTGGAGCCGAGGACTTCTTTTGTACGAGGCTGGCTCCCGGCAGGCCGGATCCGCACGAAAGGTTTATCCGCATACGTCGACTCCAGCAGCTCCTGGACCTGCTCCTGGGTCACCTTCGTTTCCAGCTGCCCGTATGCCGTCACCAAAATGCCCCTCGTCATCGGAACAAGATGGGGAGTAAACTGGACGAACGATTCCACTCCGGACTGTCTCGCCAGCTCCTGTTCGATTTCCGGTGTATGCTGATGCTTGGATACTTTGTACGCATGGATGCTTTCGTTGATTTCGCTGTAATGGACTCCCAGATTCACGCCCCGCCCTGCTCCCGATACTCCGGACTTGGCATCCACGATCCAGCTGCCCGGCTTCACCCAGCCGCTGCGTGTGAGCGGGATCAACGCCAGGAGCGTCGCTGTCGGATAGCACCCGGGATTGGCGACGAGACTGGCGCCGGCCACTTGCTCCCGGTTCCACTCGGTCAAGCCGTAGGCCGCTTTTTGCACCCACTGAGCAGGGGCCGGCTCCCGTTTGTACCAGGTGCGGTACGCCTCAGCGCTTTCCAGGCGAAAATCTCCGGACAAATCAATCACTTTAGCTTTGCCGAGCTCCATCAGCTGCGGTGACAGCCCCGCGCTTACCCCTGCCGGAGTCGCCAGAAAAACGACATCGTTATCTTCGCTCATGCTCTGCGCATCGATGGGCATCAAATCCGGCAAGCCCAGTCCGCTCACATGCGGAAACGATTTGTCGAACGCTTCGCCCTCGGCGGAGCTTGAATACAAGTTGGCGATTTGCACATGCGGATGCCCCGCCAGCAGACGAATCAATTCCGCTCCGCCGTAGCCAGTTGCCCCGACTATCCCGACCCGAACCATAAGATCTCTCCCCTTCTCCCACGATTTCTGTATTTTTATACATGAATAATAATAAAAATTCACACGGAATACAACCCTAAAAAACGCCGGCATGCAAAAAAGCGCCCGATGGGTACCGGACGCTTTCGCGGGTGAACGCTATTTATTTCTTGTCTGCGAGCCATGCAGCAATCGTATCGGCATCGGAGCCTTTTACCAATCCAGCCGGCATCGCGCCTTTTCCGTTTTGCAATATGGACAATATCTGATCTTTGCTTAGCTGACTTCCGATCTTTTGAAGATTGGGTCCAACTGCGCCTTCCAGCGATTGTCCGTGGCAGCCGGCACATGTGTTTTTGAACAGTGCCTCTGCTGTTGCGGCATCGTAGCTGCCCGACGGAGCCGTCGTGGACGGTGTTTCCGTCGAAGGTGCGGTTCCGGTTGAGGGCGTGGTTCCTGTCGAAGGCGTCGTTCCAGTTGAAGGCGTGGTTCCCGTCGATGGCTGATTCGCCGGCGGCTGAGTCTGCTTGCTCGTGCCGCAAGCGCTTAGCGAGAATGCGAGTACAGCCGCAACCACAGCGAGTGAGAAGCGTTTCATGGGCTGTTTCCTCCTTTGCTAGATAATTCTTCGCTAAGTATGCCTCACGCGGGTCCAACTCATTCCTTCCGAATCAAAGAAGTTATGCCAGCGGGAATTCCAGCGGACTCCATTCGCGCAGCTCCAGGGTGCGAGCGCCTTGCGCGACTACCGGATCTGCCTCCGCCAGCTTTCGCGCTTCCTCCAGAGATGCTGCCTTGTAGATGACGAGACCGCCTTCCTTATCCGTAAATGGGCCTGCCATGAATACCTTGTCTTGCTTATACAGGTCATTCAGATAGTCCAGGTGAGCGGGTCTTATTTTGGCGTTCAGTTCCTGGTCGATAATCGGTAAAAACGCTACGTACAGCATGTGGCACTCTCCTTTGAACTGCGTTATTTGTTCGTCTGCGGCTGCCGTTTTTACTCCTGGGCAATCACCGCATCCCTTTCCAACTTACCACTTGGCCGACAAGCCGGTAAACCTTTTTTGGCTCTGAACCACGTTTGCTTTCACCGCTCGCCCGGTTCGACGAATTGGAGCAGCTCGCGGTCCGGTCCGTAAAAGAGGATCGTCCTCCCGCCGTCCAGCGCGGGCATGGGTTCGTCTGTCTTGAATGTAATCCCTTTTTCCCGATAATGGCGAATGGCTTCTTCGATATCGTCCACCGTAAAGGCTAGATGATTGACGATGCCATGCTCCGCATAATTCTCCATCGGCTGCAAGTCACGGATCAGCTCGATCTCAAAGCCCGGCTGGTCTTCGTGAAACAAAAACGTCATCTCCCGTACGGCATTCTGCCCCCGGAGCCTCACCTGATACCCGAACATGCTGCTGTAAAACGCGATGGATCTGTCCATATCCGTGACCATCATGGCCACATGCTCCGCTTTTTTGATCATGAGCTGTCCTCCTGTAAGGCTTGTCTATTTTCCCAAAATTTTATCACTTCCACAGGAGCCTGCCTACCATTGAGCCCTTCTTTTGCGCCAAAAAAGGCGAGGAATTCTCCTCGCCCTCTGTCCATCCCTTATCGATTGATTTGCGAACGCAAATACGCATCGATGAAAATGTCAATTTCTCCGTCCATGACAGCCTGCACGTTGCCCACTTCCACGTTGGTGCGGTGATCTTTGACCAGGCTGTACGGGTGAAAGACGTACGAACGAATCTGGCTGCCCCAGGCGATGTCCTTTTGCTCGCCCTGAATCGCTGCGATCGTTTTTTCCTGCTCTTCCCGTTTGCGCTCAAACAGCCTTGCTGTCAGCATTTTCATCGCCCGCTCGCGGTTTTTGATTTGGGAACGTTCTGTCTGGCAAGTCACGACGATGCCTGTCGGCAAATGGGTAATCCGGACTGCGGAGTCTGTCGTGTTGATGTGCTGACCACCTGCGCCGCTGGAGCGGTACGTGTCGATCTTGAGGTCTTCCGAGCGAATCTCTACGGAGGTGTCGTCTTCAATCTCCGGCAGGACGTTGCAGGAGACGAAGGAAGTATGCCGGCGCCCGGAAGCGTCGAATGGCGATATCCGTACGAGTCGGTGGACCCCCTTTTCTGATTTTAAGTACCCGTACGCATTGTGCCCTTTGATCAACAGCGTCACGCTCTTAACCCCTGCTTCGTCACCTGGCAGGTAGTCCAATGTTTCCACTTTGAAGCCTTTGGCGTCGCCCCAGCGTGTATACATGCGCAGGAGCATCGACGCCCAATCCTGGGACTCCGTACCACCCGCACCAGGGTGCAGCTCCAGGATCGCGTTGTTCTTATCGTACTGGTCGCTCAGCAGGAGCTCCAGCTCAAAGCTCTCGAAAGCCTTTTTCAGTTCCTGGGTGCTGTCGTACAAATCCGGGATGAGGGACCGATCTCCCTCCTCGATGACCAGCTCCAGCATCACTTGCAGGTCTTCGTATTGGGAATCCAGCTTGCCCATCGTTTCGACGAGGCTTCTGATGGCGTTCAGCTCGCTGATGGTTTTTTGCGCCGCATCGTTGTCGTCCCAGAAGTCCGGGGCCAGCATGCGCTCCTCCAGTTCGCCGATTCGCTCTTCTTTTACTGGGAGGTCAAAGAGACCCCCTGATATCTGCTAAACGCTTAGCCATACTGGACATCTCTTGCTTGATGTCCGCAATATCGATCAATGCCATGCTTTAAAACCACCTTCTCTTTACGTAAGCTTACGTTTATTGTATCGTAATTTGCCAGATCCGCAACCTGACAGAGTGCCGGGAGACGGGGAAGGTGAGTTTTCAGCCAGCGAATTTGCGGGTCAAGCCCGCGTCCCGGCTGGCGGCGAGGGCGAGGATCTCAGGTCTCGGATCTCGAGAGACGAGGCTCTCTCCGCTTGCGGCGGCTTGACGAGCGTCAGATGCGCAGCTCTGGGTTCAACCGAACGTTTGCGTGCTTTTGTATGTTTATTCACTTTTTTCCCGGGTGTATTTCGCTGGATTATCGGCTCTGGATTCTCTTTTTCCGTCAGCGCTTTGGGCTCGGCGAGCAACCCGTTCATCCAAAGCGGCTCCGGTATTTCCGAGATCACCCTTTCTTCGGCGAAGACAGGATCTCGGGCGGTAAATACTTTCAACTCGGCTTCTGCCGATGTTTCATCATGGATGACTTGCATGGATCTATTTTCTTTTCCGACTCGCAGCACCGCTTTCAGAGTAACGGCGATTCGCTCCAGAATGTTTACTGCCTGTATACCCATCACGTTGACTGACGTTTTCATGATTGATTCCTCCGTCATCTTCGTTATTTGGAAAAGTGTTGTACTTACGATTCTATGTGATTTTGCAAGGATTTCCACAAGAATCGTTCGATGGCTTTTTCCAGTGTTAGACAAATCGACGTGCCTATGCCGACGAGGAACTAGGGATCGGGACGAACGCTGTCTACCCGAAAGGAATGAAGCAGAAAAAAACCTCCGAGCGCGAAAGCTCGGAGGTCGGGTGAAACGATCAGTCGGTAAGCGCCTCGTAAATGTTTGCCTCACCGGCGCCAAAATACTTATCCTGCCCGTTTTTGCCGAAATCCAGTGCGGTCTTTCTGATCAGCGCGGCTACCTGCGAAGGCTTGTAGTTCGGATGCTCGGCCTTGATGACCGCAGCGATCCCGGCTACTTTGGGCGCAGCCATCGATGTGCCGTGCATGAACGCGTACCCTTTCAAATTGGAAGTGAAGTAAGGAGGCAGGTACGTAGGCCATGTCGACAGGGTGCGGTAGCGGAAGTCCCGTTTGTCGAGGTAATCGCCTTTGGGGTCTTCGCGGTACAGCTCGTCGTATTCCGGACCGTTGTCTCCGCCCGGTGCCGCAATATCGATCGGATTGCCGTAGTTGGAATAGAAGGCGACCTTGTCGTCCGACCATTCGACGGAGGACGATACCGTGATGACTCCGGGGAGCTGTGCCGGCACGACTCGGGAAGGCCCCTTGATGTCCAGGCCGTACGTCTCCTTCCAATATTCTCGCATATCGTGGAGGTCGCCCAAATTCCTCGAGTCGTTTCCGGCCGCTACCACAACCGTGACGCCCTTCTTCACCGCATATTGAACCGCCCGATGGTACGCGACCATGGAAGCGGAGTCACCTTTTTCGCCGTAATTATGAGCCATCCAGCGCCAGCCGCCCAGCGACATGTTCACGACATCCACCTTGTCGTTCGCTGCCGTCACCAGTGCATTGGTGATCCACGATTGCTGCGCCCCTCCTGTCGCCCCGAAAACGCGGTAGGCACGCACGGTCAGCCTGGGTCCAATCCCCAAAACCTTGCCGTCTGCAGCGATCGTCCCTGCCACATGGGTGCCGTGTCCATTTTCATCCCAAGCGTCTTTCGTCCCGGGAACAAACGTTTTGCTCCCTTTCTCGTCCGCATTTTTCCGCAGGTCCGGATGGTCAAAGTCCAAACCGGTATCGATGATGCCTACCACGGTTTTGGAGTTGCCCTCGCTTATTTCGTGGGAGGCGAAATCGTTGGTGACCCGCTTCACGTCCCATTGCAAATCGTGGTAATTTTGATCCGGATCATCCCAGTCAGGCTGCGGAATATCCGTGATTGGCTGGCCGTCTGCCGCATCCGGCTCCTCTTCGTCCAGGAAGACTTCCAGCTCCTTTTCTGCTGCGAGTACGTCACTGGAGGCACTGAGCTTGTCCAAAAAGTCTGGATCGTCGGAGCTGGCAGACACAATGCCGATATCCTCGACGACTGTCTCCACGCTTCCACCCGCTTCCGCGATCTGCTCCTCAAAATCGTCCGGCAGGCTTTCCTTCTTGAAGGCAATCAGATAGGAGGTTTCTTTGCTTTTGCCTTGTACGGGCGCCTGAACGGCGGAAAGCACAGATGCTGCCAGCCCAAGCACCAGAGCGGAATTCAAGAGTACAAGCTTCAGTGATTTCTTCAATGTTCATTCCCCCAATCCATTAGTAAACGCTTATCTCATTGTAAAATTTTCCATGATCTTGCTCCAGACAAACCCTTCGATTCTTTCCCCGAGGAAATGACAGAAAGCACAAAAAAACATCCCTTTCCTCCAGCTTTTGCTGTCGGAAAGGGATGGATCTGTTGACTTAGGTTCTTTTACTGGTTGCGTTTGTTGCTGCGGCGGCGCTCCTGCTCTTCGGCACGGCGCTGCGCGCGATTTTTCGGATCCGCATCTCCGGACGTATCTTTGTCCGGGCGTTCGGATGGTCCGGAGGTCTGCAGCTGATCCGGATCCATTCCTTGTCCGCGGATGACATCCTGACGCTCCAGGTTTTGGCTGACCTCCGCTTTCATGATGTACATCGCCACTTCTTCTTCGACGGCTGCAATCATGGACTGGAACATTTCGTAGCCTTCAAACTGATATTCGCGCAGCGGATCGTTTTGACCGTAAGCGCGCAAGTGAATCCCTTGACGCAGCTGATCCATCGCATCGATGTGATCCATCCACTTGCTGTCTACCGCACGCAGGATGACCACTTTCTCGAACTCGCGGATCATCTCGCCGATTTCCTCTTCGCGCTTCGCGTACTGCTTGTCGATCTCGTTTTTCAGGAGCTCGCGAATCTCTTCCGCTTCTTTGCCTTTCAGCATTTTCACGGTGATGGTCTCATCATGCAGGAACATATTGTTGGCTGCATCCGCCAGCGCTTGCAGGTCCCAATCCTCCGGCACCTCTTCTTTCGGGCAGTGAATCTCAATGTTGCGGTCCATGACACTGTACAGCATGCCCAGCGCGATCTCGCTCAGGTTTTCCTTCTCGAGAATGTCGCGGCGCTGCTTGTAGATGACCAGACGCTGCTGGTTCATGACGTCGTCGTATTGGAGGACGCCTTTACGAGCATCGAAGTTGGAGCCCTCTACCCGTTTCTGGGCGGACTCGACAGCGCGTGTAACGAGACGGCTCTCGATCGGCATGTCTTCTTCCATGCCCAGACGATCCATCATGTTCATGATGTTGTCGGCACCGAATCGGCGCATCAGCTCATCCTGCATCGAAAGGAAGAACTGGGAGGAACCCGGGTCCCCTTGACGGCCGGCACGACCGCGCAGCTGGTTGTCGATCCGACGGCTTTCGTGACGCTCCGTACCGATGATGTGCAAACCGCCCAGTTCCGCTACCCCTTCCCCGAGCTGAATGTCCGTACCGCGCCCAGCCATGTTGGTCGCGATCGTGACGGCTCCGTATTGACCGGCGCGCGCTACGATCTCGGCCTCGCGAGCATGCTGCTTCGCATTCAGGACGTTGTGCGGAACGCCTTTTTGCTTCAGCATTTGCGACAGGCGCTCGGAGTTTTCGATGGAGATGGTACCCACCAGAATCGGCTGGCCCTTTTTAT
Proteins encoded:
- the argB gene encoding acetylglutamate kinase, encoding MQGIIVIKCGGSTMDQLPDTFFQAIAKLQAEGKPIVIVHGGGPAINGMLDRVQITPQFVDGLRVTCEDTLRIVEMVLCGSINKALVRRLTAAGAKAWGVSGIDGQTLIAEKTSKPLGWVGEVKKADTSIPLAILSQGYVPVIAPLSVSADGAESFNVNADVAAGVIAAALSVEKLVMVTDVPGILRPQPDGGKSLVQETSAEEIGQMIEEGIITGGMIPKVQSALDALGQGVDQVVICRGTADDLLAVCAGEAAGTTVRMNVNQPQ
- the argC gene encoding N-acetyl-gamma-glutamyl-phosphate reductase: MVRVGIVGATGYGGAELIRLLAGHPHVQIANLYSSSAEGEAFDKSFPHVSGLGLPDLMPIDAQSMSEDNDVVFLATPAGVSAGLSPQLMELGKAKVIDLSGDFRLESAEAYRTWYKREPAPAQWVQKAAYGLTEWNREQVAGASLVANPGCYPTATLLALIPLTRSGWVKPGSWIVDAKSGVSGAGRGVNLGVHYSEINESIHAYKVSKHQHTPEIEQELARQSGVESFVQFTPHLVPMTRGILVTAYGQLETKVTQEQVQELLESTYADKPFVRIRPAGSQPRTKEVLGSNYCDIAAHVDERTGRIILLSVIDNMVKGAAGQAVQNMNVMFQFPEKAGLPLVPVFP
- a CDS encoding cytochrome c; this translates as MKRFSLAVVAAVLAFSLSACGTSKQTQPPANQPSTGTTPSTGTTPSTGTTPSTGTAPSTETPSTTAPSGSYDAATAEALFKNTCAGCHGQSLEGAVGPNLQKIGSQLSKDQILSILQNGKGAMPAGLVKGSDADTIAAWLADKK
- a CDS encoding YciI family protein, yielding MLYVAFLPIIDQELNAKIRPAHLDYLNDLYKQDKVFMAGPFTDKEGGLVIYKAASLEEARKLAEADPVVAQGARTLELREWSPLEFPLA
- a CDS encoding VOC family protein; amino-acid sequence: MIKKAEHVAMMVTDMDRSIAFYSSMFGYQVRLRGQNAVREMTFLFHEDQPGFEIELIRDLQPMENYAEHGIVNHLAFTVDDIEEAIRHYREKGITFKTDEPMPALDGGRTILFYGPDRELLQFVEPGER
- the prfB gene encoding peptide chain release factor 2 (programmed frameshift) — its product is MALIDIADIKQEMSSMAKRLADIRGSLDLPVKEERIGELEERMLAPDFWDDNDAAQKTISELNAIRSLVETMGKLDSQYEDLQVMLELVIEEGDRSLIPDLYDSTQELKKAFESFELELLLSDQYDKNNAILELHPGAGGTESQDWASMLLRMYTRWGDAKGFKVETLDYLPGDEAGVKSVTLLIKGHNAYGYLKSEKGVHRLVRISPFDASGRRHTSFVSCNVLPEIEDDTSVEIRSEDLKIDTYRSSGAGGQHINTTDSAVRITHLPTGIVVTCQTERSQIKNRERAMKMLTARLFERKREEQEKTIAAIQGEQKDIAWGSQIRSYVFHPYSLVKDHRTNVEVGNVQAVMDGEIDIFIDAYLRSQINR
- a CDS encoding S8 family serine peptidase codes for the protein MKKSLKLVLLNSALVLGLAASVLSAVQAPVQGKSKETSYLIAFKKESLPDDFEEQIAEAGGSVETVVEDIGIVSASSDDPDFLDKLSASSDVLAAEKELEVFLDEEEPDAADGQPITDIPQPDWDDPDQNYHDLQWDVKRVTNDFASHEISEGNSKTVVGIIDTGLDFDHPDLRKNADEKGSKTFVPGTKDAWDENGHGTHVAGTIAADGKVLGIGPRLTVRAYRVFGATGGAQQSWITNALVTAANDKVDVVNMSLGGWRWMAHNYGEKGDSASMVAYHRAVQYAVKKGVTVVVAAGNDSRNLGDLHDMREYWKETYGLDIKGPSRVVPAQLPGVITVSSSVEWSDDKVAFYSNYGNPIDIAAPGGDNGPEYDELYREDPKGDYLDKRDFRYRTLSTWPTYLPPYFTSNLKGYAFMHGTSMAAPKVAGIAAVIKAEHPNYKPSQVAALIRKTALDFGKNGQDKYFGAGEANIYEALTD